The following proteins are encoded in a genomic region of Strix aluco isolate bStrAlu1 chromosome 23, bStrAlu1.hap1, whole genome shotgun sequence:
- the CLDN25 gene encoding claudin-25, whose protein sequence is MAGSWQAKAQAGGMLLALLGWVSSCVTTIVPLWKSLSLDLNELEVWTMGLWQVCIAHEEGAVECRAHGSFLALPPELRVSRLLMCLSNGLGLLGALLAAAGLEGWRSCQDRPGLKQRLLLAGAAAFGVAALATLAPVSWVAYNTVLDFWDDTVPDIVPRWEFGEATFLGWFAGAFLAAGGLLLACSACSARAATPPAPACRQPPTPRGVAGGHHPHPKNADLVI, encoded by the coding sequence ATGGCCGGGAGCTGGCAGGCCAAGGCGCAGGCCGGGGGGATGCTGCTGGCCCTCCTCGGGTGGGTCTCCTCCTGCGTCACCACCATTGTGCCGCTCTGGAAGAGCCTCAGCCTGGACCTGAACGAGCTGGAGGTCTGGACCATGGGGCTGTGGCAGGTCTGCATCGCCCACGAGGAGGGAGCGGTCGAGTGCCGAGCCCACGGCTCCTTCCTGGCACTGCCCCCCGAGCTGCGCGTCTCCCGCCTCCTGATGTGCCTCTCCAacgggctggggctgctgggcgCGCTCCTGGCCGCCGCGGGGCTGGAGGGCTGGCGAAGCTGCCAGGACCGGCCCGGGCTGAAGCAGCGGCTCCTGCTCGCCGGGGCAGCGGCATTCGGCGTGGCGGCGCTGGCCACCCTGGCGCCGGTCTCCTGGGTTGCCTACAACACCGTCCTCGACTTCTGGGACGACACTGTCCCCGACATCGTCCCCCGGTGGGAATTCGGGGAGGCCACGTTCCTGGGGTGGTTTGCCGGAGCCTTCCTCGCCGCCGGCGGGCTGCTCCTCGCCTGCAGCGCCTGCTCCGCAAGGGCCGCAACGCCGCCGGCCCCTGCCTGCCGccagccccccaccccacggGGTGTGGCCGGGGgccaccacccccaccccaaaaacgCAGACCTGGTCATCTAG